DNA sequence from the Gopherus evgoodei ecotype Sinaloan lineage chromosome 3, rGopEvg1_v1.p, whole genome shotgun sequence genome:
AGCAACAGGGGTGGGTTGGTTCCTCTGCCCTTTCCCCAGCAGCACTTAGCCAAGGGATGGTGAAGAGCCCCAGAACTACttctccagcctggaagggggaaaaaggaCCCAATTGCagggcttccccccacccacacagccTGGGAGAGTGTGATAAAGAAATCCAGAAGCCGTAGGAGAAGCAGAGGTGCTGGCAGAATtaatttggggggtgggaggggcagatgTGGAATGTCAGACATGCCCCCCCACATAATTGTCTATCTACTTCAACCACTGACTGAAGCAATGACAGAGCGGACTTTTCAGGAAATGTACTGTAGGAGAGTCAAAAGGAAATTAGTCAGTTTaaattatgtatttaaaatacaaCAAAATTTTACCTACCTCACTAAATACAAGTTAAAAGTGAATTGAAAATGCTAATTTTCTCTTCATTGTTATGTAATTGGGAGCAAtgcacgcccccccccccaaaaaaaaacaacaacttggtCTGGTTTttttagtcagtttcattttctgattCTAATGCTCTAGTACAGTGCTACAGTGGTCTAGAGTGGAGACACAGGCAGGAGCATAGATAAATGCTTTCTCATTGCTACTCCCAAATTCACTGATTGATCATTTAGGCCCAAAATGTAGCACTAGTgggcttttaaaatgttcaattcCATGTCCCTTCATTATGAAAAGTTAGGGCTGTAGCATGCAGATTGGTTTCATAATTTACTGCCTAGATTTTCCATTTCCTTGTATGATTTGGCTTGGAAAGTTCTTCCAGGACATTGTAGGTTAGTCATTCCTCAGGCTTGTGATGGGCCTGTTTCGTTGGTAAACTTCTAATTATACATTTTCCGCTGCAAAGTGATAAAGCGTTGGACTGTTCTGGATTTGTCCCCATGAGCTATGACTGTACTGCTCATTACCGTCTCTTACAGCTAATGGAAAATGAGCCATTGTGAGACCGTCTCCCTTGAATCATGTTGTGTTTCACttgcttttgctttttgtttgatgTTTTGCCCATTTCCTTTTTGTGTGGGTTTCTCGTATCCGAAGCTTAGTCCTTTTCTTTGAGTGCCTTAACAAACAGCTGATCTAAATGTTCCTAGAGCCACTAAATGCCCTGGGATTTGATCTGCCAAGGTGGGGTAGAAGATAATCTAATGCTTTTCCTTGGAGCACTGTTTTCTTTGCCCCTAGTTCTGCTTCTTTCATGTGTCTAGTGAAATTTGAACAGGGGTTTCTCTTGAACATTTGAGCTTATAACATATTGCCTCACCTCCCTGGCAGGGGTGTCGCTTTTGGATGGGgcatccagggctggctttaggcaccgcggggcccaattcgaaggagctgctgccgaagttttgcctctgtctttggcggcagctcaatcgctgcCGTGGAGGAAGGACCCTTTgtcgaaatgccgctgaagagaGCAGCAACGATTGAGCCGCTGCTACCAATAGTGCCAGGACTTCTTCGGCAGCTCAACTGGCTGCCagtgccttcggcggcatttcagcggagggaCATTCCTCCGCGgcagcgattgagctgccactgaagacaGTGGCAGGACTTAAGCGGCAGCTCCTTTAGGACGTTGCGGGGCCTGATTTTGGGGAATTGGCTGAATcaccctaaagccagccctgggggcACCCCCTTCCATGCATATTCATGTTAAGCCAAAGAAGGGCTGATCAGACACCACAGCTCTTTACCTTTTTGACCAGAGGTTGGGTAGAAAACAGATGCTACATGCAGAAGAATTAGGCCTTCTTCCCATTCACTCTCAAACAGGTaccagcagtttttaaaaaagtcaggCCCCTAGTACTAAAAAGTAATCTATTTTGCTACTACGAGTCACTGCAGTTAGGTGGTAGTGCCTTGATTTGGGAACAATCAGGTTATGAAAACAACTGCTATTACTGCAAAATGggagtttcattttaaaatcaggccTTCAGTATATATTCCAGGAACAAACAGAATGTGAGTTTCACAAGTTAAGGTAACTAAGTGACAACACCATACTTACCCTATCACATCACCAACAAAAGCCAAGaacttaaaagcaaggaaatgagaCGTTAAAGACAACAATGTACAGACtaaaacacattcttatcaaGTACACAGAATGCTCTGCAAGCATATGAGAGGAACCTCTCGGCACGTACAGAACCTAGCATGAGTAGGGGGACTCTgagtctgagggtatggctacatttggaatttcaaagcgctgccccggcagcgctttgaagtgtgagtgtagtcagagcggcagcgctgggagagagctctcccagcgctgcatgtaaacctcatcccttacgggtgcagcgctgggagccgcgctcccagcgctgctgccctgattacactgacgctttacagcgctgtttcttgcagtgctcaggggggtgttttttcacaccccagttgcagcgctgtaaagtgtgagtgtagccaaggcctcactgAGGTGTCTAGGGGCTGCTGTAATAGAGGCTAATAATTGAGTGGAGACTTGATCGGTGGGCATCCTGGAGGTATTTTACCAAGAAGGACTGACAAGCAACGTCATTcagagaggaaggctggtctACTGGTTAGGGCCATAGCTGGGACGTGGGGGACCTCGCTTCAAGTCCTAGCTTCACTCAGAATTTCTTCTGTGACTTTGGGACATCATgtaatctgtgcctcagttgctagtctgtaaattggggataacagcacttccctacgtcacaggggtattgtgaggggAAAATACATTGCAGATTGGATCGAAATTGTGTAATacagataaaaaaattaaaatcctagGACAAGTTATGTTTTAGGAGTGCTGTATCTGGAGTCCAAACAAGCAAATCCCAGTTAAAAGTAACTCCGAGGCATTTTAAAATACCTTCTGTTTTGCAATTTGAGCATCCTGAAGTAGTAAAATATTTTGGTGCAAATTAGTTCAGAGAAGTAACACTATTCCTTGCCCCCCAGTCCAGATAAAACAGAATTCATGAAAGACtgcgaaagctcatactccagcTGGAAGTTCTCTGGTGGTTTTCGAACCTGGGTCAAAATGTCCTTGGTGAAAACAAAAGAGGAAGATGGGCGTGAGACTGTGGAGTTCAAACAGGAGGTAGGTAGTCCTCTGTAAGGGTTTTCTGAACGTGGCAGACCTTAGCTGATTGTCATTCTGTAGTTGCTGTGAGAACCATTCAATACATATGGTGCAGCAATCGTAACCTTGTCTAATAGAGCAGCTCCTCAGAGCAAGAGGCAGCATGTCTTTGAAGAAGCTTGCTGTGATACATAGTGACATATGACGGATTTTCATGTTTCATTGGTCCCTTATTCCAGCTCACCAGCAAGCAATTTCAAAGTTGCTTTCCCGCGTTTCATAAAAGAATAACACAGCAGAGAGTTTATATTGCCCGTATGGCTTTACTGATGTGGCCTGTAAAAACCTGGTTGGACAGAGAAGCCAGGAAGCTGATTGTCCTTGTTTATGTTACACTGGTGAGACTAGACCTAGAATATCAGAGGTAAGGAGCTGGAGTGATTGACTTACCAGAAAATACTAATAAATATTAGTTTAAGGCTGGGACTTTCAAAAGGAGCCTAAGCTACAATGAGCACCTACAGATATTTTCAAGAGTGAGAGGAATTGTCTAGGTTTGTCCTAGGGATGGAAATCAGagtaaagggaaaggaaaattgAGGCTGAATTTTAAGAAACAGTTCTTAAAAGATCATCAAATAAACTGTAGAATAGATAAAGGAAATTAAGGATGCTTGGGTCTTTTTAGAAGTAGAATGGACAGTGCACTTCAGAAAACATGGAAGTGAACACCAGTTCAATGGTGGAAGATGACTACCCATGTAGTTATTTTCATCTCTACCTACGGAATGGTTTTACCCTGAATTTCTCCAAGCACTAAGATGCTGAAGGGGCAGAGTAATAAAGAGATGGTCCACGCTAGataattaggttggtttaacgacatccctcaggggtgtgaaaaactcaACACTTGTTAAACTGACCTAAGTCCCCTGGAGACAGCGCTAGGTCCATGGAAGATTGTTCTGCTGATGTAGTTACCAtgtcttggggaggtggattacctgtgctgatgagagaacccctcccatctgTGTAGGTAGTTCCAATGCAAAATCAATAGAACTGCAACTGCCTTGTATGAAACAATTGATTTGGGGAAAGGCAGCTGTGACTAGTACGTAAAACATTTCTTTgctaagagcagcagaatatatCCTTCTGTTTTTAGAAAAGCCGGTGTGTGTTAGTCTGTCGCACAGTTGGAAAGAGAAATGCTCATTATAACATGCTGTTTTGCTCTTTGAAGGGCATGTCTTCCAGTTCTCACCTGTAGCTTCCTAGGTGCAGAAGCAGTATGGGGGCAATTGCAAAGCAGTGATGTCAGGAGATGCCCCGTAGGGTATTCCTAGGGGAGAGGAATTCTGAAATGATAGTCAGAATATAgtaacagttaaaaaaaagttgaGCAACAGGATAAAACTAGAAAAGTCATTTTAGAAAGCAACAAAATACACAGAAGCAAATCAGGGATTCATAGGTATAGATGGTGTGGGTATTGATGACTAAACTGAGCTTCCAACAGAGATCCTTATATTGGAGGATGAGTTAAGTTTATTTTTCTTAAGAATCCGGCTATGAGGTAATGAGAAACAAGACTCTCTTCCTTTCCTTATTGAGATTTAAACAGTTGAGATGGGTGCAAATTAGACCTTGCTACAATTTATATTGAGATTCTAGAGAAATCCTGGTATTGAATAAATCAAATGTGATCTATTCAGCCAGTAATGGTATTTGTCCTTGATTGAAGGTGCTTCTGGATACAATAGTGCCCGAACTCAGGGtagtttgatttaaatcaagatcTGCCATGAAGCTGTTTTTGCCTGGTAAATCTCCAGAATCTGTTCTTGCAGGATCTTGAATTTCTGCAAGAGAACAAGAAAACCTTTTGGAGGTGGAGTCAACTTTTGACCTTTAATGATCATCCTCTGAGCTGGGATCAAGGCATTCTTTTCCTGTTTGAACCCATGTTCCTTGGAGGGATAGCAAACCCTTGAGGTGGTTTCCACTGATTCCTGGAATGagctttttattaaaatgtcatcTAAATAAGGAGATTTATGCCACTATTCTGAGGGCTGCTATTACATTTATATATTCTTCTATATAGCTTCTTATACTGCCCTCATTACTGTAGTATGAGTGTCTAATAATGCATTGAGATGTGATTAACTTCTGTCCCCTGTGACTTGTACTGCTCACGCAGTGCAGAATGTAGCATTTCAGTTTGGTAATGTTATTTTTATATACATGCTGCTATGGTGTTAAAGAAGGGAAGGAGAGTGCTTGGACGGTGCGGTCTCTGAATGGGGAGTTAATTCCAGCTTCAGACTAGCCTCTGAGAGAGTTCTCTCTTGCATAGGCAAGATTTACCCTTGTGTTCAAAAATGTCATTATGCCTGAGCAGTGGAGTTGTGGACCACACTTGGCATGGTGGAGCTTTAAGACAAACTTTTAGATAGCCTTGAGCCAGGCCATGGATTGAGTTCTTGATTCAGTATTGTATGGGAAGATAGCGTAAGGAACAAAGGACAGGTCTGATGTGCTCATGGTAGCCATGTTGTGAGATGGAGTGATGTCTCCATGCCCAGgtatattgcattgctgtagtccaCGAAGGAGTGTATAGCTAAGGCTAGGGCAGCTGCCAAGATGGGGTGGAGTCTCTTAACCAGCTGCAGAGGATATAAAACATTACTTGTGGACGCTGCTCTATGAGAGTTTAGCTTCAGCGAGGAACCCAAGAGCATGCTGAAACTACAGACTAAATTGACTAATTGTGGGCATATACCTTCAATCAAAGAAAGCTGCAAACTCCTCCAAGAACTTTCCTCTGCCCAGTAGTTTAGCCTCTATCTTGCTCAGGTTCAACCAGATGTTCTCAATCTATTAATTGATCTGATCCAAGCATGGGGTGGCAATAGTATAGTCAGACATGGTGAAGGATATATAGAGATGTCTCATCTGCATAGTGTTAGCACTTAcaagttttattttttgaagtCATCCTTTGAGACACTTGAGCTTATGAAGTGCACCAATTGGCAATGAAATCTCCAATAGGAAGACCTGTGTGTCTGTGAGATTAAGCATCCCTCTAGTCCAAAGATGTCATGTAGTCTCTGACCACCTGTGTTAGCAGAACTCTAGCCACTATTCATACAAATACAGAGTAGTAGGATTTTTAAGCTCACAAGCATGTGCTTTGAAATGTTTCAAATTCTTGTTTATAAAGATGTTGGCATGTCCATAAGTTAAATAGCTGAGCCATAACTACCCTTGCCCTAATTTGATGGTAAAAGAAAAATCACCTGCTTTCTGACTTTGTCCTTATTTGTAGGATTGGACAAAGAAGTACATTTAGCCTTTTAGGGAGTCAAATGTTTGTTTAGAAAACTGCATGCCAGACCAATTTAGCCAGATAATAGGAAAAATAAGTTAGTTTTTGGAACTAGTCCCATTTTCTTTTTGtgtctctttcctttcttccatATCCTTGACTTAGATTTCTACTGTACTACTCCTTTCCTGTCATACAGATTTCTTGAATGACAGTAGCTGAATTGGAAGTACACTTCTGTAACTGGACAGGATATTGTAGTAGACTGGAAGGAGTAGTTCTCTCTAGCCTGTAGCAAAAATGTATGGTAAACCTCTCTGTGGTCAACCCCCATACAGTTTAAACACCTACTTCTTATAACCTGTAAACCCAGACTACACACTGTGTAGTTTTTAGTAAGGCACAGACTATGCTTATTTGTCACATCTTTGATGTATTgctgaagagaaaattaaaatacagaggtgTATTTAATAAAACAGCCTCTAGCCCGATAtaacagtaaagcagcgctccagggggtggggctgcacatcaaagcaagttcaatataacacggtttcacctctaagggtaagattttttgactcctgaggacagcgttatattggggtagaggtgtaccttgcTGTGAGTAGCTAGGAATTTTCCATTATTAAAATTCAAATCACCTGAATTTGGCTCTAGTATAGTTTTCAAATTTCTAATACATGCTACTgtactgacttaaaaaaaaaattaatcctaaTAGTATATATGGtggtgggaaggaattttcctccagggcagattggcagatcagaggccctgggggtttgttgccttcctctgcagcgtggggcacagggcaCTTGCAAGAGCattctctgcaccttaaagtttttaaaccatgatttgaggacttcaataactcagacatgggtttaggggtttgttacaggagtgagtgggtgagatttttgtggcctgcattgtgcaggaggtcagactagatgatcctaatggtcccttctgaccttaaagtcagaGTCTATGTTCAAAACTGTCTGTCATGAATTAGTATTTTATGCACATGTCCTAGCTCCAAAAGTCTTGACAAGTGCTTTCTACTTGTTACTTCAGACACAATGTTCAACTCTGATATTTAGCTCTGTTAGCTCTCGAGTTTTTTGTTTTCCATATGCTAAGGTCAGCTCACAAAATACGTGCAAATTACATTGTTATTGCCCCTGGTTGCAGGGAGAGTGCATAAATTGCATTAGCATCAAGGAGTTTTCTAAACAACAGTGTCTCATCAGTGAAATTCAGGTTCCCTCAAACCACCTCTTTCAGCAGGCCAGAGCAGCTGTTCTGTGGTTTGGTATTGCATATTCTACACGTTATGTCAACAGAAGCTTGCAGGTTGCAAGAGACCTGTTGCCATCAGTCACTACATGCTTCAGGAAAAACTAGTCACCTTGTCCACATTAGCTGTTGGGGGCCCATACTGGGAAGTGACAAAATTCTAATTGAGCTTTTTTTGGCCTGGCATTGAGCACTCTACTAAGTATGGCTCTTCCCCCATTAAAATTGTAGTCAATTCTGTAGGTGAGATTAAAGATAAATCTACCTCTATTTATTCATAGTCAATTTACATCCCACTTTTCAATGTACCAATGTAGATCTAGTCCTTCAGTTAAACCAAAATTGCACACATTTTGGGGGAAATCAGGACCTGCAGATAAGTCTGGTTTGCCTTTAGCTTTGAAAATGACTAAGGGTAAAGTATGGTTGCATTTAATGAGAATGTTTCTTGACCCTTTTGGAACAAACTTAGCCTTTCTTATTGGGGTACCTGGACACTCAAAGATTAAGTAGCCACATTTGTTTTAAGGTAAGTAGAAAAGAAGAGGTCGATTAGGTTAACAGCTATAGGAACTGTACCTTTCTACTCATACAATACCTAACAGTTAAACAAGACCAATACACGCTTCAAGTCATTTAAAAGccccattttaaaatcaaccttGTCTGGCAACTTCCTCATTTAGTGTAATAACTTTTTCTCTTCCATCAAAAGTCGAACCTGCTAACTacctttttccccccaccccagactaGTGTGGTTAACTACATTGACCAGAGGCATAAGCCGGCAAGTGACCAGTTGTTTTTTGTGGTATTTGAATGGAAAGATCCTTTTATACAAAAAGTTCAAGCTGTAAGTACATTTTAGTCACTCCTCAGCCTCTTGCAtgatttaatttaaaactaaGTAGAAATTCAGCATACAGTGCTCAGAAAAGTTAGGGGAAGGCTGATGTCACTTACGAGAGATTGGGTTGCAATTCTCAGAGTTCTCAAACTAATCCTGAATATTGCTGAGCTCAAGACCATCTTCTGCCTCTTTCTGACCTTGTAATTTGCATAATAATGACAGCACTTCCTACTATGGCTGTGCATGCACACAGTTTAGGACAAAACTGAACTTTTGTTTGAGAATAGATCTCTCCTACAATCAGTGTGTTCTTCCTGGCTAGAGGATAAAACACCAAATCAGAAGATGCTTTTGGAGACTAGGAGCTAATACTGTATAAAATGTATAAGGCAAAACACAATTCAATTTGAAATGGAATTTAACAAATATTGAACAGCTGTAACATATGTTGAGTGTAAGAGAAACTATAACTTTGTCTCAACTCCTTTGCAGATTGTCACTGCCAATCCTTGGAACATGATTGCTCTACTATGTGGTATTTTCTTGGCTCTGTTTAAAGCAGCAGACTTTGCCAAACTAAGTGTTAAGTGGATGATCAAAATCCGCAAGAGGCACCTGAAGAGGAGAAGTCAAGCAATGAATCACATAAGCTGAGGACTAAACCACCTTTAGAACATTTTTAGTACACGGGATAAAATTTCAAACAACAATGCAGTAGTTACATAAACTAAAGAGAGTTGTGTGTTTAAGGAGAACTACTTACCTTTGCTGGAGTGACAGCATAAAAGAACTGACACGAACCTTAAGAGGCTAACTCTGAAGAATAAGACTACTAAACacgtctttttaaaaatgtaagttaTGAACATCTTTACCAAGCTTGTGTCAATTTATTGGGGGTGGAATGGAATTCATAAAGTAATATTCAAAATGTCAGCTTAGAACAATACAGACATGTTTGTATTTATTTGGCATCTAGACAGTAGTTTAAGCTTCTCTCCATGAGCTAAATGGACTGCCCCTGCTACCATAAGAGTGCCCCGAACCAGTAAAGTGACTTAACTATGCCTGGGAAGATCAGACAGAGGATGACATCTATGAATAGTAAGGAGCAAAGCACTTACAAGATCAATGTAAAAATGGGTCAAAAGGTTTAATCTCTTAAATCTCTAGCCTGTTACCTAGAACACAGAATACCTGGGATTTTTATCAAACATTTCACATTTGGTTAAAATGCACTATGTATTAAAGCTACTTTAAAAGCAAGTTATGTATGTGTAAGCCATATGGAATATGTCATGGATCACAGCCAGTTACTACTACTTAAACAAAGCCTCTTGCCTTGACACTTCATCTGTAGAATGATTCTTCCATAAATCAGATTCACAAATACTTATGTACAACttgtgttgaagtcaatgagagcagaatttgaccattCTAGTAGCTGTAACACAAAGCTGTGGAGTTCTGTCCCAAAGAAGTTTGGGGACAGCACAAAGGTTTGTAGAACTCAAGCTGGTGAATTTCTGAACCTCAATTACACAGAACCTAATTGCTGGGAATAATAATTTAGGAATGAAAAAAGGAAATAGAGCCTATAATGGCCTAGGACAGTATAATACTTAAAGTCCATTTACTGAGCGTTCTACTTTGAGAGGTATGTTTTCTGTTGTACTTAGGGTACGTTTACACTACGcactggattggcgggtagtaaTTGATCTATTAGGGATCGATTTACcgtgtctagtgtagatgtgataaaatcggtccccgatcactctgccgttgactctggaactccaccatggcaagaggcggaagcggagttgacaggggagtggcagcggtCAACTCGCCgctgtcctcacggccaggtaaatcgacctaagatacgccaagtagctgaagttgagtatcttaggttgaccccccctgccccccatataGACCTAGCCttagagcttaaaaaaaaaaacaaccaaccacacACTTTATACTGCTTAAGTCTATGCTGACCTCATATACACACTTTCTCCATAAAACCCAATCCCCATTTCTGTCTCCTAGAACCCATACTGAGTTCTTGCCGGTTTTACCTCTGGAATTCATTTTTGAGGGGATATAAAAGAATTTTCATAAAACCAAAACATGTATCTGACTCAAAAAAATATACTAACAAGTCAGGAAGAATATCAAATGTTGGTTGTTTAGAACGATCAAATGCTGAAAAGGTAAAGCTTTTCTTGCTAAGACTTAGGACTGAATTCAGCTCCCACTTGTGCTCCATGCAATTCCATTACTCTAATGTTCCAGGAGGCAGAACAAACTGGGAGTCTTGCTCAATTCCCTGTGACTGACAGTTCTGGGGTACCTTCTAAGCAACAAGAACAGATTTGCAATTGTAACACTACTTTTCCTCTAATTAGAAGGGAGGAAGGAG
Encoded proteins:
- the PACC1 gene encoding proton-activated chloride channel isoform X6; amino-acid sequence: MAVAVFLVYQTITDFREKLKHPVMSVSYKEVPLYDAPGIALYPGKAQLLSCKHHYYDHIPPLINPGQPGEIECTTQRINYTDPFTNQTMKHALIVQGPRDVKKRELVFLQFHLNETNQDFSAINYLLFSSFQEFLNSPDKTEFMKDCESSYSSWKFSGGFRTWVKMSLVKTKEEDGRETVEFKQETSVVNYIDQRHKPASDQLFFVVFEWKDPFIQKVQAIVTANPWNMIALLCGIFLALFKAADFAKLSVKWMIKIRKRHLKRRSQAMNHIS